The Caldisericia bacterium nucleotide sequence AAAGTGGGCAGATATTCCTGTTATAAATATGGAGGATGATATTTACCATCCATGTCAGGGAATGGCAGATATTATGACAATGATTGAGAAGAAGGGACCAGATTTAAGAGGGAAAAAGTTTGTAATGAGTTGGGCATACTCACCATCTCCAGAGAAACCACTTGCAGTCCCCCAGAGTGCTATAACTGTTGCATCAAAGTTTGGACTTAACATAACCCTTGCACATCCAGAGGGATTTGAACTTGACGATAACATAATAGATGCTGTTAAAGAGAATGTTAAGAAGTATGGTGGAAGCTTTGAGATTGTAAATGATATGAAAGAGGCATTTAAAGATGCAGACATTGTTTATCCAAAATCTTGGACAAGCAAACACTTTATTCCACCAGAGGCGGATAAGCCAGATTTTACAAAGATAAAGGAACTCTTTGAGAAGAATAAGGATTGGATATGCGATAAAGAGAAGATGGCTCTTGCAAAACCTGATGCAATCTATATGCACTGCCTTCCAGCAGATAGGGGATTTGAGGTGACAGATGAGGTTATGGATGGACCTCAATCTGTTGTGTTTGACGAGGCAGAGAACAGACTTCATGCACAGAAGGCAATAATGGCTCTTATTATGAGGTAGTTATGAAGTTAAAGGTAAATGAAGAGGTTTTAAAAAGAACAATAGAGAGGGCAAGAGAGAAAAATATAATAATTCCCACATACGAGGAGATGAGGAATCCAGAGAAGATTCCAGAAGGTATAAAAGAGGAACTCAAAAACATTGGTCTTTGGGATCTTCATCCAAGAAATCTATTTAGAATCACATGGAAGAATGAGCCAAAGAAATTTGGTGGTGGATTTGATGGAGTGAATTTCATAGAACTTCCAAGAGAACTCACAGGAGTTAAGGCAAGAATAGTTATGCTCATTGGAAAATGGTTCCCCACAGGTTCACATAAGGTTGGTGCAACCTTTGGTCCACTTGTTGAAAAACTTATAAGAGGTGAGTTTGATCCAACAAGACAGAAAGCTCTCTGGCCCTCAACAGGAAACTACTGCAGAGGCGGTGCATACGACTCCCATCTTCTTGGATGTCAAGCTGTTGCAGTCCTTCCCGAAGGTATGAGTAGGGAGAGGTTTGAGTGGCTTAAAAGTATTGGTGCAGAGATATACGCAACACCGGGAAGCGAGAGTAATGTAAAAGAGGTTTTTGATAAGAGTGAAGAACTCAAAAGAAAGTATCCTGATGAGATTGTTGTTCTAAATCAGTTTGATGAGTTTGGAAATCCAATCTGGCACTATGCTGTGACAGGTCCAGCCATGGAGGAGGTTTATCATAATATTAAGAAAGAAAATGATAAATTCACCGCTCTGTTTCTTACACAGGGTTCTGCAGGAACATTGGGATGTGGAAACTATTTGAGAGAGAAATTCCCAACGATTAAGATTGGAGCAGGTGAGGCACTTCAGTGTCCAACCCTTCTATTCAATGGATATGGAGCACACAGGATTGAGGGAATTGGAGATAAGCATGTTCCCTGGGTGTTTGATGTGAAGAATATTGATATGGTTGTTGATATTGATGATGAGGATAGTATGAGATTGATCAGGCTCTTCAATGAACCAGAGGGAAGGAAGTATCTTAAGAAGATGAAAGTCCCAGAGGAGATTGTGGATAATCTTGATCTACTTGGAATTTCATCTGTGGCAAACCTTATTGGCTCGATAAAGATGGCAAAGTACTATGAGATGACAGAAAACGACATGATATTTACAGTGGCAACAGATTCCATGGAGCTTTACAAGTCAAGAATTAAAGAACTGAGAGAAGAGAGGGGAGAGTATAAAGAGATTGATGCAGCAAAGGATTTTGAAGATGTTTTAATGGGAGCATCCATAGATTGGATGCTTGAATTATCCTATTGGGACAGAAGAAGGATGCACAATCTTAAATACTTCACATGGGTTGAGCAGAGAGGGAAGAGTGTGGAAGAATTAAATGAGCAGTGGTACAACGATAACTACTGGAAGGAGAAGTTTAATTCTTACAAAGAGTGGGATGAACTCATTAGAGAGTTCAATGAGAGAGTAGGATTAATCAAGAAGTACAAGTAAAGGAGGTATTAGAAGTGGCAAAAAAACAGATAAGGATCTTTGCTTTTGGAGGAAATGAAGTATCACCAGTTGGATTAAAGGATGAGCATGGGAAACCTATCATTCCTGATATTCCAATGCAGTGGAAGAGGACTCGTGAGACAAGTAAGCACATCGCAAGAATTGTTAAGGAGTTCCCAGATGATAGTTTCATCATAACCCATGGAAATGGTCCACAGGTTGGGAATGTGTTACTTAGATCAGAAATTGCAAGTAATGTATTACCACCACTTCCTCTTGATGTATGCGGAGCAGATACTCAGGGAGCAATGGGTTATATGATTGGTCAGATTCTTGGAAATGAACTGAAGGCAAATGGTATTGATAAGACTGTTACAGCAGTTGTAACTCAGGTTGTGGTGAGTGAGGATGATCCTGGATTTAAAAATCCAACAAAGTTTGTTGGACCTCCATACTCAAAGGAGGAAGCTTTAAAGAAGGCAAAGGAGAAAGGTTGGACTGTCAAACTATACAAGAAGGATGAAGAAGGTAATGAACTATGGCGTAGAGTTGTTCCATCTCCAGAACCTCTTGATATAGTAGAGATTGATGCAGTTGAAGCAGCACTTGAGAAGGGAGATATTCCTATAACTGTAGGTGGTGGTGGAATTCCAGTTGTAGAGGTTAAACCCGATGAAAATGGCGTTTATAGATGTAACTATGGAATAGAGTTTAAGGGACCAAAG carries:
- a CDS encoding N-acetylornithine carbamoyltransferase, which translates into the protein MKTESFRGRDWITDLDYTKEELETILEVAFDLKRKRAVGEPHRLLEGKTLFMIFYNQSLRTRNSFEAGMFQLGGHAHFLDPKKIYTPALPGREIAYTTERVSDVARVLSRMGEGIAIRCYGAPVDWIYGEADRMIREFAKWADIPVINMEDDIYHPCQGMADIMTMIEKKGPDLRGKKFVMSWAYSPSPEKPLAVPQSAITVASKFGLNITLAHPEGFELDDNIIDAVKENVKKYGGSFEIVNDMKEAFKDADIVYPKSWTSKHFIPPEADKPDFTKIKELFEKNKDWICDKEKMALAKPDAIYMHCLPADRGFEVTDEVMDGPQSVVFDEAENRLHAQKAIMALIMR
- a CDS encoding pyridoxal-phosphate dependent enzyme, with amino-acid sequence MKLKVNEEVLKRTIERAREKNIIIPTYEEMRNPEKIPEGIKEELKNIGLWDLHPRNLFRITWKNEPKKFGGGFDGVNFIELPRELTGVKARIVMLIGKWFPTGSHKVGATFGPLVEKLIRGEFDPTRQKALWPSTGNYCRGGAYDSHLLGCQAVAVLPEGMSRERFEWLKSIGAEIYATPGSESNVKEVFDKSEELKRKYPDEIVVLNQFDEFGNPIWHYAVTGPAMEEVYHNIKKENDKFTALFLTQGSAGTLGCGNYLREKFPTIKIGAGEALQCPTLLFNGYGAHRIEGIGDKHVPWVFDVKNIDMVVDIDDEDSMRLIRLFNEPEGRKYLKKMKVPEEIVDNLDLLGISSVANLIGSIKMAKYYEMTENDMIFTVATDSMELYKSRIKELREERGEYKEIDAAKDFEDVLMGASIDWMLELSYWDRRRMHNLKYFTWVEQRGKSVEELNEQWYNDNYWKEKFNSYKEWDELIREFNERVGLIKKYK
- a CDS encoding carbamate kinase, giving the protein MAKKQIRIFAFGGNEVSPVGLKDEHGKPIIPDIPMQWKRTRETSKHIARIVKEFPDDSFIITHGNGPQVGNVLLRSEIASNVLPPLPLDVCGADTQGAMGYMIGQILGNELKANGIDKTVTAVVTQVVVSEDDPGFKNPTKFVGPPYSKEEALKKAKEKGWTVKLYKKDEEGNELWRRVVPSPEPLDIVEIDAVEAALEKGDIPITVGGGGIPVVEVKPDENGVYRCNYGIEFKGPKGLKIYRGVEAVIDKDLASSLLGRMLLKRAKERGEDVEVTLTIFTGEDGAKLYYQTPKQVDLRHLTLSEAKKYYEEGHFPPGSMGPKILAIIKFLEAGGSKAYISLTSKYLETLEGKAGTTVVPD